The following are from one region of the Hymenobacter sp. YIM 151858-1 genome:
- a CDS encoding mechanosensitive ion channel family protein has product MLLDDINRVFVHYWEHLIELLPKAVVAIVLLIIALFLSNRISRLVGGRLHARSHDPLLAEFLTRLTRWALILLGLTVVLQVLGMTGLVGGMVAGAGLTAFVVGFALKDIAENFLAGVVLAFNRPFRIYDTIQIRDNKELMGRVEALNLRTTLIKTFDGKHIYLPNAMVLREPLINYTRDGHIRQDFQVTVDVGQDPGPERVREMLLVFVRGFKDVERDEPHTPYIILEKTEGPKATFHIYFWTFSEDYRRGTQELKSELMQAIRQQLVQQGYPEPAAVQ; this is encoded by the coding sequence ATGCTTCTCGACGATATCAACCGCGTCTTTGTTCATTACTGGGAACACCTCATCGAGCTGCTGCCCAAGGCCGTGGTGGCCATTGTGCTGCTGATTATTGCCCTTTTTCTGTCGAACCGCATCAGCCGCCTGGTGGGCGGCCGCCTGCACGCCCGCTCCCACGACCCGCTGCTGGCCGAGTTCCTCACGCGCCTCACCCGTTGGGCTCTTATCCTGCTGGGCCTCACGGTGGTGCTGCAGGTACTGGGCATGACGGGCTTGGTGGGCGGCATGGTGGCCGGTGCCGGCCTCACGGCTTTTGTGGTGGGCTTTGCCCTGAAAGACATTGCCGAAAATTTCCTTGCCGGCGTGGTGCTGGCATTCAACCGACCGTTTCGCATTTACGACACCATCCAGATTCGCGATAACAAGGAGCTGATGGGCCGCGTGGAAGCACTGAACCTACGCACCACCCTCATCAAAACCTTCGACGGCAAGCACATTTACCTGCCCAACGCCATGGTGCTGCGCGAGCCGCTCATCAATTACACCCGCGACGGGCACATCCGCCAGGACTTCCAGGTAACCGTTGACGTGGGCCAGGACCCCGGCCCGGAGCGCGTACGCGAAATGCTGCTGGTATTTGTGCGCGGTTTCAAAGACGTGGAGCGCGACGAGCCGCACACGCCCTACATCATCCTGGAAAAAACAGAAGGCCCGAAGGCCACCTTCCACATCTATTTCTGGACCTTTTCGGAGGATTACCGCCGCGGCACGCAAGAGCTGAAAAGCGAGCTGATGCAGGCTATTCGGCAGCAGCTGGTGCAGCAGGGCTACCCCGAGCCGGCGGCCGTGCAGTAG